From a single Isoalcanivorax indicus genomic region:
- the rpoC gene encoding DNA-directed RNA polymerase subunit beta' — MKDLLNLLKSQGQVTEFDKLKIGLAPPDLIRSWSFGEVKKPETINYRTFKPERDGLFCARIFGPIKDYECLCGKYKRLKHRGVICEKCGVEVTLSKVRRERMGHIELASPVAHIWFLKSLPSRIGLMLDMTLRDIERVLYFESFVVVEPGMTSLEKGQLLTDEEYFEALEQFGDEFDARMGAEAVQQLLADLDLEQDIADLRQEVESTGSDTKLKKLSKRLKLMEAFQASGNRPEWMIMTVLPVLPPDLRPLVPLDGGRFATSDLNDLYRRVINRNNRLKRLLDLSAPDIIVRNEKRMLQESVDALLDNGRRGRAITGSNKRPLKSLADMIKGKQGRFRQNLLGKRVDYSGRSVIVVGPTLKLHECGLPKKMALELFKPFIFAKLEGRGLATTIKAAKKMVERETAEVWDILAEVIREHPVLLNRAPTLHRLGIQAFEPVLIEGKAIQLHPLVCAAFNADFDGDQMAVHVPLTLEAQLEARALMMSTNNILSPASGEPIIVPTQDVVLGLYYISRERVNAQGEGMFFTDTREVSRALGNKAVHLHARIKVRVSEKVRDQYGNETARTYVAETTPGRCKLWDIVPEGLSFESVNQAMTKKAISRLLNQCYRILGTKQTCIFADQLMYLGFREATYSGSSVGIEDMVIPDEKVTILAAAEEEVHEIEEQFASGLVTRGERYNKVVDIWSRTNDQIAKAMMDNLKSETVINRDGEEEQQSSFNSIWMMADSGARGSPAQIRQLAGMRGLMAKPDGSIIETPITSNFREGLNVLQYFISTHGARKGLADTALKTANSGYLTRRLVDVAQDLVVTEEDCGTENGVLMTPLIEGGDVVEPLRERVLGRVVARDVIKPGTDEVLAPAGTLLDENWVDILENNAVDEVLVRSPISCDTRFGVCAKCYGRDLARGHQINIGEAVGVIAAQSIGEPGTQLTMRTFHIGGAASRASAVSSIQIKHGGTIRLHNIKTVAHKDGLVAVSRSGELAVADELGRERERYKVPYGALITAKEGDKVDGGQVAATWDPHTHPIIAEVEGKIQFGDMEEGITVNYQTDELTGLTTIEMIDAKDRPSAGKDLRPVIRVLDAKGKPVNMPNTDTPAQYFLPAGSLTGLKDGAMIQIGDVIARIPQESSKTRDITGGLPRVADLFEARQPKEAAILAEKTGMVSFGKETKGKVRLVITPDDGGDAHEELIPKWRQLNVFEGEHVEKGEVVSDGPLNPHDILRLLGQTELARYIVNEVQEVYRLQGVKINDKHIEVIIRQMLRKVEITEQGESGFIKGEQVELSRVLNEMDRLKASDKMLPRFDRLLLGITKASLATESFISAASFQETTRVLTEAAVTGKEDDLRGLKENVVVGRLIPAGTGYAYHMERRRQRDLGRAPEAPTMDEVEQALSEALSSSDE, encoded by the coding sequence TTGAAAGACTTGCTGAATCTTCTGAAAAGTCAGGGACAAGTCACTGAGTTTGACAAACTCAAGATTGGTCTGGCGCCGCCCGACCTGATTCGTTCCTGGTCCTTTGGCGAGGTCAAGAAGCCCGAGACCATCAACTACCGGACGTTCAAGCCGGAGCGTGATGGGCTGTTCTGTGCCCGCATCTTTGGTCCGATCAAGGACTATGAGTGCCTGTGCGGCAAATACAAGCGCCTCAAGCATCGTGGCGTGATCTGTGAGAAGTGTGGCGTGGAAGTCACTCTCTCCAAGGTGCGCCGTGAGCGCATGGGTCACATCGAGCTGGCGAGCCCGGTGGCACACATCTGGTTCCTGAAGTCGCTGCCGTCCCGTATCGGTCTGATGCTGGACATGACCCTGCGTGATATCGAGCGGGTCCTGTACTTCGAATCCTTCGTCGTGGTCGAGCCTGGCATGACCAGCCTGGAAAAAGGTCAGCTGCTGACCGACGAAGAATACTTCGAGGCGCTGGAGCAGTTCGGTGACGAGTTCGACGCCCGCATGGGTGCTGAAGCCGTACAGCAGCTGCTGGCCGATCTGGATCTGGAACAGGACATTGCCGATCTGCGCCAGGAAGTGGAATCCACCGGTTCTGACACCAAGCTGAAGAAGCTGTCCAAGCGTCTGAAGCTGATGGAAGCCTTCCAGGCCTCCGGTAACCGTCCCGAGTGGATGATCATGACGGTGCTGCCCGTGCTGCCGCCGGACCTGCGTCCGCTGGTGCCGCTGGACGGTGGCCGCTTCGCGACCTCGGATCTGAACGATCTGTATCGCCGCGTGATCAACCGCAACAACCGCCTCAAGCGTCTGCTGGACCTGTCTGCGCCGGATATCATCGTGCGCAACGAAAAGCGCATGCTGCAGGAATCCGTGGACGCACTGCTGGACAACGGCCGTCGTGGCCGCGCCATTACCGGCTCCAACAAGCGCCCGCTGAAGTCCCTGGCCGACATGATCAAGGGCAAGCAGGGTCGTTTCCGTCAGAACCTGCTCGGCAAGCGGGTCGATTACTCCGGTCGTTCCGTGATCGTGGTAGGTCCGACCCTGAAGCTGCACGAGTGCGGTCTGCCGAAGAAAATGGCGCTGGAGCTGTTCAAGCCGTTCATCTTCGCCAAGCTGGAAGGGCGTGGCCTGGCCACCACCATCAAGGCGGCCAAGAAGATGGTCGAGCGCGAAACCGCTGAGGTGTGGGATATCCTCGCCGAGGTGATTCGCGAGCACCCGGTACTGCTGAACCGCGCCCCGACCCTGCACCGTCTGGGTATCCAGGCGTTCGAGCCGGTACTGATCGAAGGCAAGGCGATCCAGCTGCACCCGCTGGTGTGTGCGGCCTTCAACGCCGACTTTGACGGTGACCAGATGGCGGTACACGTACCGCTGACCCTGGAAGCCCAGCTCGAAGCCCGTGCGCTGATGATGTCCACCAACAACATCCTGTCGCCCGCCAGCGGTGAACCGATCATCGTGCCGACGCAGGACGTGGTGCTGGGCCTGTACTACATCAGCCGCGAGCGCGTGAACGCGCAGGGCGAGGGCATGTTCTTCACTGATACCCGTGAAGTCAGCCGCGCACTGGGCAACAAGGCTGTGCACCTGCACGCGCGCATCAAGGTGCGTGTCAGCGAGAAGGTCCGCGACCAGTACGGCAACGAGACCGCGCGCACCTACGTGGCGGAAACCACACCGGGTCGTTGCAAGCTGTGGGATATCGTGCCGGAAGGGCTGTCCTTCGAGTCCGTCAACCAGGCGATGACCAAGAAAGCGATCTCGCGTCTGCTGAACCAGTGCTACCGTATCCTGGGCACCAAGCAGACCTGTATTTTCGCTGACCAGCTGATGTATCTCGGCTTCCGTGAGGCGACCTATTCGGGTTCCTCTGTCGGTATCGAGGATATGGTCATCCCGGACGAGAAGGTCACCATCCTGGCCGCAGCCGAGGAAGAGGTGCACGAGATCGAGGAGCAGTTCGCTTCCGGTCTGGTGACGCGCGGCGAGCGTTACAACAAGGTGGTGGATATCTGGTCGCGTACCAATGACCAGATCGCCAAGGCGATGATGGACAACCTCAAGAGCGAGACCGTCATCAACCGCGATGGTGAGGAAGAGCAGCAGAGCTCCTTCAACTCGATCTGGATGATGGCTGACTCCGGTGCCCGGGGCTCCCCGGCACAGATTCGCCAGCTGGCGGGTATGCGTGGCCTGATGGCCAAGCCGGACGGCTCCATCATCGAAACGCCGATCACGTCCAACTTCCGTGAAGGTCTGAACGTACTCCAGTACTTCATCTCGACCCACGGGGCGCGGAAAGGTCTGGCGGATACCGCACTGAAGACTGCGAACTCCGGTTACCTGACCCGTCGTCTGGTAGACGTGGCTCAGGATCTGGTGGTGACCGAGGAAGATTGCGGTACCGAGAATGGTGTACTGATGACGCCGCTGATCGAAGGCGGTGACGTGGTCGAGCCGTTGCGCGAGCGGGTGCTGGGCCGTGTTGTTGCCCGTGATGTCATCAAGCCCGGCACCGATGAGGTGCTGGCGCCGGCGGGTACCCTGCTGGATGAAAACTGGGTGGATATCCTGGAAAACAACGCCGTCGACGAAGTGCTGGTGCGCTCGCCGATCAGTTGTGACACCCGCTTCGGCGTCTGTGCCAAGTGCTATGGCCGTGACCTGGCGCGTGGCCACCAGATCAATATTGGTGAGGCCGTGGGCGTTATTGCTGCCCAGTCCATCGGTGAGCCGGGTACCCAGCTGACCATGCGGACGTTCCACATTGGTGGTGCGGCGAGCCGGGCCTCTGCGGTGTCCAGCATCCAGATCAAGCACGGCGGCACCATCCGTCTGCACAACATCAAGACTGTTGCGCACAAGGATGGCCTGGTGGCGGTGTCTCGCTCCGGTGAGCTGGCCGTGGCCGATGAGCTGGGCCGTGAGCGCGAGCGCTACAAGGTGCCCTACGGCGCCCTGATTACCGCGAAGGAAGGTGACAAGGTGGATGGTGGTCAGGTCGCAGCGACCTGGGATCCGCACACCCACCCGATCATTGCCGAGGTAGAGGGCAAGATCCAGTTCGGCGATATGGAAGAGGGCATTACTGTCAACTACCAGACCGACGAACTGACCGGCCTGACCACCATCGAGATGATCGATGCCAAGGACCGCCCGTCTGCCGGCAAGGATCTGCGCCCGGTCATCCGCGTGCTGGATGCCAAGGGCAAGCCGGTGAACATGCCGAACACCGATACCCCGGCGCAGTACTTCCTGCCCGCAGGTTCGCTGACCGGCCTGAAAGACGGCGCCATGATCCAGATCGGTGACGTGATCGCGCGGATTCCGCAGGAATCCTCCAAGACCCGCGATATCACCGGTGGTCTGCCGCGCGTGGCCGACCTGTTCGAAGCGCGCCAGCCGAAGGAAGCCGCCATTCTGGCGGAGAAGACCGGCATGGTGTCCTTCGGCAAGGAGACCAAAGGCAAGGTGCGCCTGGTGATCACGCCGGACGACGGCGGCGATGCCCACGAGGAACTGATTCCGAAGTGGCGCCAGCTGAACGTGTTCGAGGGTGAGCATGTGGAGAAGGGTGAGGTCGTTTCCGATGGCCCGCTCAATCCGCACGACATCCTGCGTTTGCTGGGCCAGACCGAGTTGGCGCGCTATATCGTCAACGAGGTGCAGGAGGTTTACCGTCTGCAGGGCGTGAAGATCAACGACAAGCACATCGAGGTGATCATCCGCCAGATGCTGCGCAAGGTGGAAATCACCGAGCAGGGCGAGTCCGGCTTCATCAAGGGCGAGCAGGTGGAGCTGTCACGGGTGCTCAACGAGATGGACCGCCTCAAGGCCAGCGACAAGATGCTGCCGCGCTTTGACCGGTTGCTGCTGGGCATCACCAAGGCCTCGCTGGCCACCGAGTCGTTTATCTCTGCGGCCTCCTTCCAGGAGACCACCCGGGTGCTGACGGAAGCGGCAGTAACCGGCAAGGAAGACGACCTGCGTGGCCTGAAAGAGAACGTGGTGGTGGGCCGTCTGATCCCTGCCGGCACGGGCTACGCCTACCACATGGAGCGCCGCCGCCAGCGTGACCTCGGTCGTGCGCCGGAAGCGCCCACCATGGACGAGGTGGAGCAGGCCCTGTCTGAAGCGCTGAGCTCTTCGGACGAGTAA
- the rpsL gene encoding 30S ribosomal protein S12, translating into MATVNQLVRKPRKSKVEKSDSVALQGNPQRRGVCTRVYTTTPKKPNSALRKVCRVRLTNGYEVTSYIGGEGHNLQEHSVVLIRGGRVKDLPGVRYHTVRGTLDTAGVNGRQQRRSKYGAKRPKK; encoded by the coding sequence ATGGCAACCGTTAACCAGCTGGTGCGCAAACCGCGCAAGAGCAAGGTCGAAAAAAGTGATTCGGTGGCCCTTCAGGGCAACCCCCAGCGTCGCGGCGTATGCACCCGGGTGTATACCACGACCCCGAAGAAGCCGAACTCGGCCCTGCGCAAGGTCTGCCGTGTGCGCCTGACCAATGGCTATGAAGTCACCTCCTACATTGGTGGTGAAGGTCATAACCTGCAGGAGCACTCCGTGGTACTGATCCGCGGCGGTCGTGTAAAGGATCTGCCCGGTGTGCGTTATCACACCGTGCGCGGCACCCTGGACACCGCCGGCGTGAATGGTCGCCAGCAGCGCCGCTCCAAGTACGGCGCCAAGCGTCCGAAGAAGTAA